The following coding sequences are from one uncultured Desulfobacter sp. window:
- a CDS encoding response regulator transcription factor — protein MHILIVDDNTGLLDQLKTALTNKRYIVDVAEDGEQALDKIFDVPYDLILLDIMLPRMDGLSVLKEIRKAGMDMPILMLTARSDVQDRVKGLDYGADDYLAKPFSMAELMARIRAMLRRKGNRNPILEVGTVSLDTVKRIVFSNGEQIHLTAKEFSILEFLLHNKGSVVSRFNLAEHIWGEEFDPFSMSNYVDVHIKNLRKKLTNHADEPVIKTIRGIGFIIDEPA, from the coding sequence ATGCATATATTAATAGTTGACGATAATACAGGGCTGTTGGATCAGCTGAAAACAGCCTTAACAAATAAACGGTACATCGTGGATGTTGCCGAAGACGGCGAGCAGGCATTAGACAAGATATTTGACGTTCCCTATGACCTTATTCTCCTGGATATCATGCTCCCCCGAATGGACGGGTTGAGTGTACTCAAAGAGATCCGTAAAGCCGGAATGGACATGCCTATTCTCATGCTGACCGCAAGAAGTGATGTTCAGGACAGGGTCAAAGGGCTGGATTACGGCGCGGATGATTACCTTGCAAAACCCTTTTCCATGGCGGAACTCATGGCCCGGATCAGGGCAATGCTGCGAAGGAAAGGAAACAGAAACCCGATACTTGAAGTGGGCACGGTGAGCCTGGATACGGTGAAACGCATTGTCTTTTCAAATGGCGAACAGATCCATTTAACTGCTAAAGAATTCTCGATCCTTGAATTCCTTTTGCACAACAAGGGCAGCGTCGTGTCACGCTTCAATCTTGCCGAGCATATCTGGGGGGAGGAGTTTGATCCCTTTTCCATGTCCAATTACGTGGATGTCCATATTAAAAATCTTAGAAAAAAACTGACAAATCACGCGGATGAGCCGGTCATAAAAACCATCCGGGGCATCGGATTCATCATTGACGAACCGGCATGA
- a CDS encoding LTA synthase family protein, protein MARIPVKSAGTRFMIVFQLSLISIICFALMRGVLLVRAWPHVDRFSSVWLYIFGQGLIYDIAFVGYFYIPFVLFLLVLPNRWLINSRAIKYLIQGGVFLILYGLGFSMVAEWYFWSEFGVRFNFISVDYLVYRREVTDNILQSYPVFTILGILLILTGIVFYFLHPAILKNLRRTETLKKRMVIAGTLLMLPLLSFCLLDQSRRNVSGNNYVNELASNGPYQLFAAFRNNRLDYRQFYVTGNDDDLSARLKKEVITEDRHPQKADYDIGRYIKAQGPANKLNVMLITVESLSAKYLTRFGQPQNISPFMDKWFQQGMLFTNFYATGTRTTRGLEAITLSIPPTPGRSIVKRPDNSYMYSLGKVFKDLGYDTAFLYGGRGFFDNMNAFFGGNGYRIVDEPCLDSREITFKNAWGVCDEDIFNRAIREADQSYTAQKPFFFHIMTTSNHQPFTFPEGKIDLTPGEGRGGSGRSGGVKYTDYALGQLMTQAKKQPWFDDTVFIVVADHCAGSAGKVGLPVKKYHIPLFIYSPKHIPAKEVDALASQIDLAPTLLSLLNISYDSFFFGKDILSPDFKGRALIANYQKLGLLTNEELLFLSPGKQINRMDLAQEDTVLEKVSKGYPGVKDLMAYYQGADYVFTHRLNRWPRTFKDPALSKGPSMDQDIKKTPDQRRLAGCLLYYILCSDRT, encoded by the coding sequence ATGGCACGTATACCTGTTAAATCTGCCGGAACACGGTTCATGATCGTGTTTCAATTATCCTTGATTTCCATAATCTGTTTTGCACTGATGCGGGGGGTGCTGCTGGTTCGCGCCTGGCCCCACGTGGATCGTTTTTCGTCGGTCTGGCTTTACATTTTCGGCCAGGGGTTGATTTATGACATTGCGTTTGTCGGTTATTTTTACATTCCATTTGTCCTATTCCTTCTTGTACTGCCCAACAGATGGTTAATCAACTCACGCGCCATAAAATATCTGATCCAGGGTGGTGTTTTTCTGATTCTTTATGGTCTTGGTTTTTCCATGGTGGCTGAATGGTATTTCTGGAGCGAATTCGGGGTGCGGTTCAATTTTATCTCCGTGGACTACCTCGTATACAGACGGGAGGTGACCGACAATATTCTGCAATCCTATCCGGTCTTTACCATCTTAGGGATTCTATTAATCCTCACAGGCATCGTGTTTTATTTTCTTCACCCTGCAATTTTAAAAAATCTGCGCCGAACGGAAACCTTAAAAAAACGAATGGTCATTGCAGGCACCCTGCTCATGCTGCCCTTGTTGTCATTTTGCCTGCTTGATCAATCCCGGCGCAATGTTTCCGGCAACAACTATGTCAATGAACTTGCGTCCAACGGTCCTTACCAGCTGTTTGCCGCATTCCGGAATAACCGGCTGGATTACCGGCAGTTTTATGTCACCGGCAACGATGATGATCTGTCAGCCCGATTAAAAAAAGAGGTAATAACAGAGGACAGGCATCCCCAAAAAGCAGACTATGATATTGGCAGATACATCAAGGCACAAGGTCCCGCCAACAAACTCAATGTCATGTTGATAACCGTTGAAAGCTTAAGCGCCAAATATTTAACCCGGTTCGGACAGCCACAAAATATTTCCCCTTTCATGGACAAGTGGTTTCAACAGGGAATGCTGTTTACCAATTTTTATGCGACGGGTACCCGGACGACCAGGGGGCTGGAGGCCATTACCCTGTCCATCCCCCCTACCCCAGGCAGATCCATTGTCAAACGACCGGATAACAGCTATATGTACAGCCTTGGAAAAGTATTCAAGGATTTGGGGTACGACACGGCGTTTCTCTACGGCGGGCGGGGCTTTTTTGATAACATGAACGCCTTTTTTGGAGGGAACGGCTATCGCATCGTGGATGAGCCCTGTCTGGACAGCCGGGAAATCACATTTAAAAACGCCTGGGGGGTATGCGACGAGGATATCTTCAACCGGGCCATTCGCGAGGCCGACCAGTCATACACGGCACAAAAACCCTTTTTCTTTCATATCATGACCACAAGCAACCACCAGCCGTTTACCTTCCCCGAAGGCAAAATTGATCTGACACCCGGCGAAGGCCGGGGCGGCAGCGGACGGTCCGGCGGTGTGAAATATACCGATTATGCCCTGGGCCAGTTAATGACACAGGCAAAAAAACAGCCTTGGTTTGATGACACCGTATTTATTGTTGTGGCGGATCACTGTGCCGGCAGTGCCGGGAAAGTCGGGCTGCCTGTCAAGAAATACCATATCCCGCTCTTTATCTATTCGCCAAAGCATATCCCGGCAAAAGAGGTGGATGCCCTGGCAAGTCAGATTGATCTGGCCCCCACCCTTCTATCCTTATTGAACATATCCTACGACAGTTTCTTTTTCGGCAAGGACATATTATCGCCTGATTTTAAAGGCCGTGCCCTGATCGCCAATTACCAGAAACTTGGGCTGCTCACTAACGAAGAGCTTTTGTTTTTGTCTCCGGGAAAACAAATCAATCGGATGGACCTGGCCCAGGAAGATACAGTGCTTGAAAAGGTATCCAAGGGTTATCCCGGCGTCAAAGATTTAATGGCATATTATCAGGGTGCGGATTATGTGTTCACCCACCGGCTGAATCGATGGCCGAGAACATTTAAAGATCCGGCACTAAGCAAAGGTCCGTCTATGGACCAAGACATAAAGAAAACACCCGACCAGAGACGGTTGGCTGGATGTTTGCTGTATTATATTTTATGTTCCGACAGAACTTAA